From Delphinus delphis chromosome X, mDelDel1.2, whole genome shotgun sequence, a single genomic window includes:
- the FAM50A gene encoding protein FAM50A, translated as MAQYKGAASEAGRAMHLMKKREKQREQMEQMKQRIAEENIMKSNIDKKFSAHYDAVEAELKSSTVGLVTLNDMKAKQEALVKEREKQLAKKEQSKELQLKLEKLREKERKKEAKRKISSLSFTLEEEDEAGDEEEEATMDDDELEREEITTKKRKLGKNPDVDTSFLPDRDREEEENRLREELRQEWEAKQEKIKSEEIEITFSYWDGSGHRRTVKMKKGNTMQQFLQKALEILRKDFSELRSAGVEQLMYIKEDLIIPHHHSFYDFIVTKARGKSGPLFNFDVHDDVRLLSDATVEKDESHAGKVVLRSWYEKNKHIFPASRWEPYDPEKKWDKYTIR; from the exons ATGGCTCAGTACAAGGGTGCCGCGAGCGAGGCGGGCCGCGCCATGCACCTGATGAAGAAGCGGGAGAAGCAGCGCGAGCAGATGGAGCAGATGAAGCAGAGAATCGCGGAG GAGAACATAATGAAATCCAACATTGACAAGAAGTTCTCTGCGCACTATGACGCCGTGGAGGCGGAGCTCAAGTCCAGCACTGTGG GTCTTGTGACCCTGAACGACATGAAGGCTAAGCAGGAGGCCCTGGTGAAGGAGCGGGAGAAGCAGCTGGCCAAGAAGGAGCAGTCGAAGGAGCTGCAGCT GAAGCTGGAGAAGCTGCGAGAGAAGGAGCGCAAGAAGGAGGCCAAGCGGAAGATCTCCAGCCTGTCCTTCACCCTGGAGGAAGAGGACGAGGCAGGcgacgaggaggaggaggcgaCCATGGACGACGACGAgctggagagggaag AGATCACCacaaagaagaggaaactggggaAGAACCCAGATGTGGACACGAGCTTCTTGCCTGACCGAGACCGGGAG GAGGAGGAGAATCGGCTCCGGGAGGAGCTGCGGCAGGAGTGGGAAGCCAAGCAGGAGAAGATCAAGA GCGAGGAGATCGAGATCACCTTCAGTTACTGGGATGGCTCTGGGCACCGGCGTACAGTCAAG ATGAAAAAGGGCAACACGATGCAGCAGTTCCTGCAGAAGGCCCTCGAGATCCTGCGCAAAGACTTCAGCGAGCTCAG GTCAGCAGGGGTGGAGCAGCTCATGTACATCAAGGAGGACCTAATCATACCCCAC CACCACAGCTTCTATGACTTCATCGTCACCAAGGCACGAGGGAAGAGCG GGCCCCTCTTCAATTTCGACGTTCACGATGACGTGCGGCTGCTCAGTGATGCCACCGTGGAGAAGGATGAG TCGCACGCGGGCAAGGTGGTGCTGCGGAGCTGGTACGAGAAGAACAAGCACATCTTCCCCGCCAGCCGCTGGGAGCCCTACGACCCTGAGAAGAAGTGGGACAAGTACACG ATCCGGTGA
- the GDI1 gene encoding rab GDP dissociation inhibitor alpha: MDEEYDVIVLGTGLTECILSGIMSVNGKKVLHMDRNPYYGGESSSITPLEELYKRFQLLEGPPETMGRGRDWNVDLIPKFLMANGQLVKMLLYTEVTRYLDFKVVEGSFVYKGGKIYKVPSTETEALASNLMGMFEKRRFRKFLVFVANFDENDAKTFEGVDPQNTSMRDVYRKFDLGQDVIDFTGHALALYRTDDYLDQPCLETINRIKLYSESLARYGKSPYLYPLYGLGELPQGFARLSAIYGGTYMLNKPVDDIIMENGKVVGVKSEGEVARCKQLICDPSYVPDRVRKAGQVIRIICILSHPIKNTNDANSCQIIIPQNQVNRKSDIYVCMISYAHNVAAQGKYIAIASTTVETAEPEKEVEPALELLEPIDQKFVAISDLYEPIDDGSESQVFCSCSYDATTHFETTCNDIKDIYKRMAGSAFDFENMKRKQNDVFGEADQ; encoded by the exons ATGGACGAGGAATATGATGTGATCGTGCTGGGGACCGGCCTCACC GAATGTATCCTGTCGGGTATCATGTCCGTGAACGGGAAGAAGGTGCTGCATATGGACCGGAACCCCTACTATGGGGGCGAGAGCTCCTCCATCACCCCCCTGGAGGAG CTGTATAAGCGTTTCCAGTTGCTGGAGGGGCCCCCTGAGACGATGGGCCGGGGCCGAGACTGGAACGTTGACTTGATCCCCAAATTCCTCATGGCCAACG GACAGCTGGTGAAGATGCTGCTGTATACAGAGGTGACGCGCTACCTGGACTTCAAGGTGGTGGAGGGCAGCTTTGTCTACAAGGGGGGCAAGATCTACAAAGTACCATCCACCGAGACTGAAGCCTTGGCTTCTA ATCTGATGGGCATGTTTGAGAAACGGCGCTTCCGTAAGTTCCTGGTGTTTGTGGCAAACTTTGATGAGAATGACGCCAAGACCTTCGAGGGCGTTGACCCCCAGAACACCAGCATGCGTGACGTCTACCGGAAGTTTGACTTGGGCCAGGATGTCATCGACTTCACTGGCCATGCCCTGGCGCTCTACCGCACCGATGA CTACCTGGACCAGCCCTGTCTTGAGACCATCAACCGCATCAAGTTGTACAGCGAGTCCCTGGCCCGGTATGGCAAGAGCCCGTATCTGTACCCACTCTATGGCCTTGGCGAGCTGCCCCAGGGCTTTGCAAG GTTGAGTGCCATCTACGGGGGGACCTACATGCTGAACAAACCCGTGGATGACATCATCATGGAGAACGGCAAGGTGGTGGGCGTGAAGTCCGAGGGAGAG GTGGCCCGCTGCAAGCAGCTGATCTGTGACCCCAGCTACGTCCCAGACCGCGTGCGGAAGGCTGGCCAGGTTATCCGTATCATCTGTATCCTCAGCCACCCCATCAAGAACACCAATGATGCCAACTCCTGCCAAATCATCATCCCCCAGAACCAGGTCAACAGGAAGTCAG ACATCTACGTGTGCATGATCTCCTATGCACACAATGTGGCCGCGCAGGGCAAGTACATTGCCATCGCCAGCACCACGGTGGAGACCGCAGAGCCCGAAAAGGAGGTTGAGCCGGCCCTGGAGCTGCTGGAGCCCATTGACCAGAA GTTTGTGGCCATCAGTGACTTGTACGAGCCCATCGATGATGGTTCTGAGAGCCAG GTGTTCTGTTCCTGCTCCTATGATGCCACTACACACTTTGAGACAACCTGCAACGACATCAAAGACATCTACAAGCGCATGGCAGGCTCCGCTTTTGACTTTGAGAACATGAAGCGCAAACAGAACGATGTCTTTGGAGAAGCTGACCAGTGA
- the ATP6AP1 gene encoding V-type proton ATPase subunit S1 gives MAATAVDRVRAGMRRSLALWQMPWLPLVMVAAAAVAVASEQQVPLVLWSSDRDLWAPAADTHEGHITSDMQLSTYLDPALELGPRNVLLFLQDKLSIEDFTAYGGVFGNKQDSAFSNLENALDLAPSSLVLPAVDWYAVSTLTTYLQEKLGASPLHVDLATLRELKLNASLPALLLIRLPYTASSGLMAPKEVLTGNDEVIGQVLSVLKSEDVPYTAALTAVRPPRVARDVALVAGGLGRQLLQRQSASPMIFSPVSYNDTAPRILFWAQNFSVAYRDHWKDLTSLTFGDEDRLNLTGSFWNESVARLVLTYEQLFGTTVTFRFILANRFYPVSARHWFTLERLEIHSNGSVAYFNASQVTGPSIYSFHCEYVSSLNKNGNLLVPGTQPSLWQMTFQDFQIQAFNVTGEQFSYASDCAGFFSPGIWMGLLTSLFMLFIFTYGLHMILSLKTMDRFDDHKGPAIALTQIV, from the exons ATGGTGGCGGCAGCGGCGGTGGCGGTGGCGTCGGAGCAGCAGGTGCCGCTGGTGCTGTGGTCGAGTGACCG AGACCTCTGGGCTCCTGCGGCCGACACCCACGAGGGCCATATCACCAGCGACATGCAGCTCTCTACCTACTTAGACCCCGCCCTGGAGCTGGGCCCCCGCAACGTGCTGCTTTTCCTTCAGGACAAG CTGAGCATCGAGGACTTCACAGCGTATGGTGGCGTGTTTGGAAACAAGCAGGACAGTGCCTTCTCTAACCTGGAG AATGCCCTGGACCTGGCCCCCTCCTCTCTGGTGCTTCCTGCCGTCGACTGGTACGCGGTCAGCACTCTGACCACTTACCTGCAGGAGAAGCTCGGGGCCAGCCCCCTGCACGTGGACTTGGCCACCCTCCGGGAGCTGAAGCTCAACGCCAGCCTCCCGGCCCTGCTGCTCATCCGCCTGCCCTACACAGCCAG CTCGGGTCTGATGGCACCGAAGGAAGTGCTCACAGGCAACG ATGAGGTCATCGGGCAGGTGCTGAGCGTGCTCAAGTCGGAAGACGTTCCGTACACGGCGGCCCTCACGGCAGTCCGCCCTCCTAGG GTGGCCCGCGATGTAGCCTTGGTGGCTGGGGGTCTGGGTCGCCAGCTGCTGCAAAGACAGTCGGCATCGCCTATGATCTTTTCCCCTGTGAGTTACAACGACACTGCCCCCCGGATCCTGTTCTGGGCCCAAAACTTCTCGGTGGCATATAGGGACCACTGGAAGGACCTGACCTCCCTCACCTTTGGGGATGAAGACCGCCTCAACCTGACCGGCTCCTTCTGGAACGAGTCCGTTGCCAG GCTTGTGCTGACCTACGAACAGCTCTTTGGTACCACAGTGACATTCAG GTTCATTCTGGCTAACCGCTTCTACCCGGTGTCTGCCCGACACTGGTTTACCCTGGAGCGCCTTGAAATCCACAGCAATGGCTCCGTCGCCTACTTCAATGCCTCCCAGGTCACGGGGCCCAGCATCTATTCCTTCCACTGCGAGTATGTCAGCAGTCTGAACAAGAATGGCAATCTCCTCGTGCCCGGCACACAGCCCTCTCTCTGGCAGATGACTTTTCAGGACTTCCAG ATCCAGGCCTTCAACGTGACGGGTGAGCAGTTCTCCTACGCCAGTGACTGTGCAGGCTTCTTCTCCCCGGGCATCTGGATGGGGCTGCTCACCTCCCTGTTCATGCTCTTCATCTTCACCTACGGCCTGCACATGATCCTCAGCCTCAAGACCATGGACCGCTTTGACGACCACAAGGGCCCCGCCATAGCTCTGACGCAGATCGTGTGA